The nucleotide window ttacgcttcggatatgtccacaaaatggccgccaaccacactgactcagactccctaatctgccacttgaaatgtaggaagggtatgtcaatttcaaggtgttatttactatctaattattattggatatgcataaaaattgtatggtgggttgctggataattgtcgattattttacgactataaaattaaaattctgacccaaaaaattttttttgaagggaaataaaatcgaaaaaaaaaatgtaaaacaatattttagctaaaaaatttgatgatattcaatcaaaaaaaaaagtaaacaaaattttccgacaaataaacatctagaggaatcattactctgtgatagttccttagtacgtagtaattttgaaagaattgggaaaaaacgaaaaaatggcaatcaccggaaaatcgaacacatacctatatatacgccatatctggctaaaaaaaagataggcatgggtagccagatcatctagaaacactttccaacactataaaaatataagttttgcgacactacttgccaattccttacggtaacatgactaagcaaaaaaatgcaaaacaaataaaaaggggcactcgtggaaaaatggccattctaatatacggcatttcagaaaaaaaaaatttcagccacgtgctaggcaaaccatcaaggcatattttccgacaaataaacatataaatgaaatattactctgtgatagttccttagtacgtagtaattttgaaagaaatgggaaaaaacgaaaaaatggcaatcacaggaaaatcgaacacatacttatatatacgccatatctggctaaaaaaaaaataggcatgggtagccagatcatctaaaaacactttccaacactataaaaatataagttttgcgacactacttgccaattccttacggtaacatgactaagcaaaaaaatgcaaaacaaatataaaggggcactcgcggaaaaatgcccaacattctaatatacggcatctcagataaaaaaaaaaagacatgcacgtgttagcccaaccatcaaggcacactttctaacacataaacatgaaaaaaaaatcaataatatacggcaattccttactacgtagtaaatttttacaaatattgaaaaaaaaacagaaattggcaaccgcagttaaatacccaatataccaataactacgtcgtatctgacaaaaacaaaatcatgcatgggtagccagatcatctagacacactttccaacattaaaaaagcaaaagttttacgacactatttcgcaatatcttacggaaaaatgacttggcaaaaaaattaaaaaaaattaaaaagggacactcgcggtaaaatgcccgacattctaatatacgacatctcagataaaaaaaaagacatgcacgtgttagcccaaccatcaaggcacactttctaacacataaacatgaaaaaaaaatgaataatatacggcaattccttactacgtactaatttttacaaatattgaaaaaaaaacagaaattggtaaccgcagttaaatacccaatataccaataactacgtcgtatctgacaaaaacaaagtcatgcatgggtagccagatcatctagacacactttccaatactaaacaagcaaaagttttacgacactattcggcaatatcttacggaaaaatgacttggcaaaaaaatgaaaaaaaatgaaaaaggggcactcgcggtaaaatggtcctcgtggtgatgaacgacattttaactaaaaaaaaaaacatgcacatggtagccaaacaatccaccaagactttccacaactgataacctatacaagttgcaccattctacgacaatttcataatacgtaataactttgataattatgcaaactacctcagaagggtaaactcggacgcgaacgaccccgacgcgtctcagaaatcggggaaggagtacagctacagcaatgcacatctggacactactagagcgtgtaggggagacacctcctgcaggtcgatcacccacaaattcagtcacaggggtgagtcacgtgagaaaaacctgttttttttggacgctcggggtcgcaaacgacccaccgtacctatccagggttaaattttgCAGTTTTACGTTTTCGACCTGGTTCAAAGAGTATTTATTAAAAAGTGGTAGAAGTGGGCGGTGATCAGTGATGACTGTAAAATGAGGGAGGCCATGCAAGTATAATTTACATTTCAGTATGGCGTATTTGATAGCTAAGGCTTCAAGTTCTATCATGGAATATCTTGTTTCCACGTCCGACAAAAACCTACTTCCACAGGTGATGAGTTTCCATCCTTCTTTGTGTTTCTGAAGTAAGCTGAATCCAAATCCTTTCAGTCTACTTGCATCCGTCTCCAAACGTGTCATCCTACTGGGATCGAACTGCGCAAGAATCGGTGTTTTAGTTAACAACCCTTTAACTTTCTCAAACGCTTCACAATGTGCTGGTAACCACTGGAACTGATTTTTACTCTTAAGAAGATCTCTCAGTGGTGTGCAAGTAGCACTAATGTGCGAGCAAAATGAGCCCAGTTGATTAACCATCCCCATAAAACTTCGCAGTTCAGTGATGTTTGTAGGAGTTGCAAATTCTGTAATGGCTCTCACTTTATCTGGGTCTGCTTCTCTCCCTTCTGCGGACAAAATAAATCCAGCAAAACGAACAGATGATCGAGCAAATTTGAATTTAGCTAGGTTTAAAGTTATACCATGCTCTTTGCAACGATCAAGAAAAGCACGAACATCCAGTATGTGTTCCTCAAGTGTGCGACTAGCAATAAGAATGTCATCCACGACTTTATGTGTTCGCTCCAAACCGTCTATAGCAAGATCCCCTTTGAAGTTGTAGCTATCACCAGTGCTGATAAAACCCATTGGTGCTCTCTTGTATCTAAACCTACCCCATGGCGTCAGAAATGTTGTCAGatctctagaatcttcatgcagttCCAACTGCCAGTTTCCTTTAGCAGCATCCAAAACTGTAAAGTACTTTGCATCCAGTACAACTTCATTTTTGACATCATGTGGGATTTTAGCATTGTGTACAATTCTATGGACTTGAGAATTTAGCTTCGAAAGGTCAACCGTCATTCTAATTCCACCTGTAGGCTTTGGGACAACAACAataggatgacaccattctgttggcCGATCTCCAACTCGTTCAATAATACCCTTTTTCATCATGTCTTCCAGTTCTTTCTTCACTGCTTCACGTAGTGGGTAACTCACTGGCCTTGCAGCATatattgcaaaaggttttgcatctTCCTTGAGTTGGATTTTCATTGGTGGTGTTTTCATCGTTTGCAATTGCCCTTTGATATTGAAAACTTCTTtgtaagtctgcaatatctgctttTCCATAACTTCAATGTCTCGGTCACTGGACTTTATACTATGGCCTAGAGCAGTAACAGATTTATCAATAGCTTCAACCAACTTCTTTGCAGGTAAAGGGAAGTCTTCATGAACAATACCAAGGTTCCTGCATGCACGAAGGGATAGATACATATCATCAAACTTCACATCTCTGCAAAATATTACATTTTCCATGCAATGCATATCACCAATCTTCAGCACCAAGTCAATTCCGCCAATAATTCTCAGTCTCTTCCCATTAACACTCACAAGGTGTTCCTCATAATTATGCAGGTCCTTCCTCTGTAGTCTAAGAGAATGCAACATCCCCATGTCAGCAACAGTCATCTGGGCACCTGTATCAGCAATCGCATTCATCTTAGCAAGATAACCTGTCTTCGGGTGGTGAAATTCAATGGGGAGTACTGGCCGTTCCTGGCCACGAAACGAAATTTCTGCCATGTGTTTTAACTTTCCAAATTTTGGTGACAGTGCAGCTTCTTTTCCCTTCTTTTGTTTTTCGCAAACTTTACTAAAATGTCCAGAGAATCCACAATAGTGGCAGGTTTTCCCTACTGCAGGACACAATCTGCCAGTTTGGTGAGGTGGAAAACTGCACTTCCGACATTTCAGTCGCTCCTCTTTAGGTGATCCATGGTGAATTCTTCGGTTAGTACTCCTGCTTCTACCACGCTGCTTGAATCTGGCTGCATTAATGGCACTTTCTGTACTGAGACGCTTGTCTTCTCTCTCTGCTAACTCGCGTTTACGGCAAAGGGAAATAGTATCAGCAAGGCTAAGAGTGGGTTTTTTACTTAAAAGCTCTTGTCTCGTTTCCTCGTCTCGTACACCAGATACAATGAGAGTAGTGATCCACTCATCAGAAGTCATATCAGCAAggttggcgtcctctgctcgctcaCGAAGATCAACTAAAAAGTCATCAAAAGATTCGCCAGCATCTTGCTTTCTTCTGACCAATTTGTATCTGTCCACTGCAACGTTCCGCTGGTCCTTGAGATACTTTTTGATTTGCTCAATTATCTCATTCAGTGACAAAGCCGTGTCTAAAGGAATCTCAACCGCATGACGAACCCTTTGTAGGAAGTCAGGCTTGCAAAACGACCAAAAGGTGGCTATTTGATCCTCCCTAGGTTTCTCACTCAGCTTTGCAACTTGAGCATAGTTCTTCCAACTGGCTTCCCACCTTTTAAATGATTTTAAGGTAACACCATCCTCAAGCAACTCTGGAGGCCGTATCGAAATTTTCGCAGGAATATTTCGACGGGGGTCCCCAGGATTATCTTCTGCCCCACTAGGAGTAGTAGGTCCAAATCGGTTAAGAAGAGCGGTAAGTTCACGATCACAACGTTCCTGTTCACGATCCCGACGTTCCTGCTCCCGATCCCGATGTTCCTGCTCGCGCAAAAATCGATCCTCCTGAAGTTTCATCTGCTGTTGTAGCATTTGCAACATGATCATCATTGAATCATTTGAACCTGTATTTGCGTCCTCGTGTTTCATGCTTCCGTCATCCGTTTCAGTCCTTTTAGCATTTCTAATAGCACCTTGGAGGAGACTGTTCAGTCTCACTGTACTATCCATGGGGCTGAAAGACACATCCAAAACACGGAGATAATTCACAATATCGTCACGAGTAAGCTGCTGAATGTCCTCTTTCGTTAAAAGGAGTGCTTCTTCGCCAAGTTTCAATGCAGTATCCATTGCAAGTCTTCCTTTCCAACGGTGTATTTCGCCACGTAGACCTCGagactcactgcgccatgtaataTATCATTCCAGATCCAAATAAACATTGAGGTATAttttaagtgcagtttattcctagacaaggatccatagtgatactgacaattcagttacagaaactagactcgctgttatatagaaagcatcagaaaacgttaacagtacaaaccataatagaaccttaacagcagttccccataacaacaataaacaaccattaccatcgagcggacatacataattatacaacaaacgacTCAAGTATACAACAGTGAGGAGTTATTATCTAGGTCTGAGAAGTGTTCCAAGTATCTCATTCCGAAAGACGCTCATTTTCAAATGATTGAGGACATTCATAGAGCTAGCGAAAGGAAGAACGTAAAAAGTCGTCAGGAATATTACCTTCTGAGTAAATATGAAGTGTTACAGTGTGGGGATCTCGAGACAATTATTAAGAAACGACAAACTCTAGATGAAACACCAGTGTACTATGTTTCCATTGAGGACACATTTCACATAGTTAAAAGAGCACACGTTGCAACTGGTCATGGCGGTCGAGACAGAATGACAAAAGATCTCCAAGTGAAATATTCCAACATTCATCGAGATACAATTGAACTATTCAAGTCGCTACGCCTTGAATGCCAAAAAAAGAGAAAGCGACCAATGACAAAGGTTGTCGTAGTTAAACCTATTCTGAGTACTGAATTTTTATCACGTGGCCAGGTTGATCTCATAGACATGCAGTCTATGTCATGTAGAACCTTCAAATGGATTATGGTTCACCAAGACCATCTAACAAAGTTCTGCGTTCTACGTCCGCTCACATCAAAGAGTGCAGCTGAAGTTGCTGATATCTTTCTACTTCTGGGTGCTCCTGTAATCCTTCAATCAGACAATGGTTCTGAGTTTACAGCTCAGATTATTACTGAACTACGTTCTTTGTGGCCTGAATTGTCAATCGTTCACGGAAAGCCGAGACATCCACAGAGCCAAGGCTCTATTGAGCGAGAAAATGGTGACATAAAAGACATGCTTGTAGCGTGGATGGCTGACAACAACTCAACGGACTGGGCTACAGGCAacaaatttgttcagttttccaagAATTCGGCTTACCATGCTGGGATCAAAAGAAGTCCATATGCTACAATGTTCGGTGTGAATGCCGAGTCAGACTGACGTCAACATCACTTCCACAAGAAATCATCAGTTGCCTGCAGTCTGAGCAAGACCTTATAACAATGCTTCAGCAGCAAGAAACAGATGCCAACGAGCCTGAAACAGAAGCAGAAGCTGATGTCAATGAACCCAAGCGAGAACCATCCGAAGCTGAAATGAAGGAGTCTGAACAAGAGCCAGAACCACTATCCCAGCATCAAACGAACCTTGATCAACTTCATAACAGCATCACCTCCCAACGATTAGCAGCAAGTGAATCTCAAAGACAacaagcagaacgtatggttaaGAGGAGCCGAACAGAATTAGTAGCAGGTGAGATAGGAGACAACATTGCTCTTCCATTTCCATTGGCTGATCGAGGTCGTGGAGACCCAAGGAACCTCCTAGGTGTTATTGTGAGTAGGAGCATGAACGACCAATACAGAGTGACCACCAAAAGTGGTATTCTAAAAGGAAGCTATTCCAGGAATCAGTTTGACATTTGTCCAGAGAGATTGCTGAAAGAAAGTGACATTAACAAGGACATTGAAATTTCTCTCCGGAAAGCCGTTATCAAATCCTCTATCAGTGGAGAACAAAGTTTTGTTAAGTGTTTATGCAATGGTCCCCAAAAATGTCAAATAAACAGATGCAAATGTTTCAAATCTAAACAGCTATGCAATAGTAGATGCCACAATAGCCTcaactgtgtaaataaataaatctgtaattgatatgtcatatgtttttactattgttcgattgttctatcgtacaattgatttaatttttatctaGTGCTTTTATTTTTGTGATTTTCTTATGAACAAAATTATTATACCAGATGATTTATTCCTGCAATaattgtaaatattgatattactattgctagtcatttcctttttaactagtgatatttataatatgtgtgaattttcttgtgaataaaattataagagaacGAAAGAGTTACTTTCGCCTTTCAAAAATATAAAGCTCAATAACAAATGActttagtcatttcgtgaaatgtctGGTCACCAAATTCAGTCGTTTCACGAAAAGGCTGGAATTTTCAGTCAATTCATTTCCATTCATGAATTGACTgacccctacaggcattacatgaaatgattaacagttttagtcatttcacgaaataactgatttcacagtttgactgtaacatatatatatatatatatatatatatatatatatatatatatatatatatatatatatatatatatatatatatatatatgtatgtatgtatatatatatatatatatatatatatatatatatatatatatatatatatatatatatatatatttatatatatatatatatatacacatatatatatatatatatatatatatatatatatatatatatatatatatatatatatatatatatatacatatatagagattatgtatataaatatattatatatatatatatatatatatatatatatatatatatatatatatatataaatatatatatatatatatgcatacataaatgcatatatatatatatatatatatatatatatatatatatatatatatataatatatatatatatatatatatgtatatatatatatatatatatatatttatatatatataaataatatatatatatatatatatatatatatatatatatatataaatatatatatatatatatatatatatatacatatatgtatatatatatatatatatatatatatatatatatatatatatatatatatatatatatatgtatatatatatatatatatatatatatatatatatatatatatatatgtatgtatatatatatatatatatatatatatatatatatatatatatatatatatatatacatatatatgtatatatatacatacatatatatattttcctacaagaaattggtcatatatatacatatatatatatatatatatatatatatatatatatatatatatatatatatatttatatatatatatatatatatatatatatatatatatatatatatatatttatatatatatatatatatatatatatatatatatatatttatatatatatatatatatgtaaatataaatatgtgtatatatatatatatatatatatatatatatatatatatatatgtgtatatatatatatatatatatatatatatatatatatatatatatacatatataaatatatatatatatatatatatatatatatatatatatatatgtgtgtgtatatatatatatatatatatatatatatatatgtatatatatatgtatacatatatatatatatatatatatatatatatatatatatatatatatatatatatatatatgtatgtatatatatacataaatatgtatatatatatatatatatatatatatatatatatatacatatatatatatatatatatatatatacatatatatatatatatatatatatatatatatatatatatatatatatatatatatgtatatatatatatatatatatatatatatatatatatatatatatatatacatatatatatatatatatatatatatatatatatatgtatgcatgtatatatatatatatatatatatatatatatatatatacatatatatgtatatatatacatacacatatatatatatatatataaatatatatatgtatgtatgtatatatatatatatatatatatatatatatatatacatatatatacatatatatatatatatatatatatatatatatatatatatatatatatatatatatacacatatatatatatatatatatatatatataaatatatatatatatatttttatatatgtatatatatatatatatatatatatatatatatatatatatatatatatatatacacatatatatatatatatatatatatatatatatatatatatatatatatatatatacacatatttatatttatatttatatatatatatatatatatatatatatatatatatatatatataatatatatatatatatatatatatatatatatatatatatatatatatatatatatgaccaatttCTTGTAGGAAAATatttgttgtacgtcaaggtaaatggaCTCTATATTTATGAGAATTTGAAAAAACCTAAATAATCAGCATATTGTTGTAGTACGATTGCATTTTAATAGCGACTCCAAGTTAGTTGTCTTTGTGCATTCTCTGAGACAAGGCGATCCCCTAAACGTATCGGCTGTACAGTAAGGGGTACTCACGAACCTTtcataataaagttaaaaaatcccatgttctgatgtctcattatccatctacatgggaCACATTGAAGTctggtgtaaaaatacgtctggttTTTTATGATGTGAGCGAAGTTGTTATTTAAGCTggcaaaataaaagttcaagatgcctagatacacgagaactaacatagcagacactactACAACAGTAGATGAAAACGGAGGGGCCATAGTGTATAGCGTTGCCGAGGAAGAATATAgaaattaaaagatgaaaattggaaaataagttagataacttaaaaGTTTTAATAAACTGATTCTTtgttgaatgagaagaggagcagcgcgcaaccacagcatatccgatgtacatgaACAAAGTCCAAACAAACACAAGTGAAAGTACGCATGCATTGCCAAGTGAAGGTACCcgaatcgtagttcgaaagttgacAGGACTCTAGGCA belongs to Palaemon carinicauda isolate YSFRI2023 chromosome 17, ASM3689809v2, whole genome shotgun sequence and includes:
- the LOC137656630 gene encoding KRAB-A domain-containing protein 2-like — its product is MIEDIHRASERKNVKSRQEYYLLSKYEVLQCGDLETIIKKRQTLDETPVYYVSIEDTFHIVKRAHVATGHGGRDRMTKDLQVKYSNIHRDTIELFKSLRLECQKKRKRPMTKVVVVKPILSTEFLSRGQVDLIDMQSMSCRTFKWIMVHQDHLTKFCVLRPLTSKSAAEVADIFLLLGAPVILQSDNGSEFTAQIITELRSLWPELSIVHGKPRHPQSQGSIERENGDIKDMLVAWMADNNSTDWATGNKFVQFSKNSAYHAGIKRSPYATMFGVNAESD